The window TGTAAGATTATGAAAAGTTTCACTGACGGTTATGTCCATGTAATTAAATAAGATCATGAAAGAACTGATGACCGGTGCTTGAGTTTCTGGGAAGGAGGCCAGTGGGTATCACATGGTGAGTAGATCTCATGCTGATCTCGATACGTAAGATTGGGTTGGACTTTTTATAATGAGCTCTCCATTGGGCTACGGATGGACACAACTTTATTCACAATATTCAGAATCACTATGTAGGTCAATGAGATATATAATGGATTAAACAAActtctattttttatatttttgttacatttgtaccccgcgctttcccactcatggcaggctcaatgcagcttacatattgtatacaggtactgatttgtacctggggcaatggagggttaagtgacttgcccagagtcacaaagagctgcctgtgcctgaagtgggaatcaaacctatgAAACTAACTTTTTAAGGCTAATTTAAAACCAAAGAAAGTACCTTAAGAGAAACCAGCACTTAGTTGGTGATCTCTGAAGGGTTACTGAGGTATAACTGTTAATGTCTATAGAAATAAAAGCATATGGGCTGCTGAATCCATTCGAAGGAAAAGTTTGCTTTAGGTGGGATGAGTGTACCCTGAGAATATAAAGCTGTATAGAAGTCTAcaatagaaagaaaagaaaagaatacaGAACATGATAaacatgggatcttgccaggtacttgtgacatggattggccactgttggaaacaggatatgggcttgatggaccttcggtttgtcccagccTTATGTGCTGAAGCCTAGCAGCTTAAATCCATATTAATATTTAGCATTTGTGAAGCACTGCCAGGTGTATGTAGCATTGTTCAGACACTTATAATACAGtgcctgctccacagagcttacaatcgaatCAAGAGAGACCTACATAATAAAGCAAGTGATTCTAGGAGACTATATTATAGCAAATTGGTCAAGATATAAAAATAACCTCAAAAAGATGagtttttagcctggatttgaaaaggaCTAGGAATAGAGCATGTCACAGCAACTCAGGAAGTCCTTATAATGAATATTAATGTTCTTGGAGCATCTGTCTCATTTCATGTTTTCTTTCTATTGTCTGTTGTATTTCTGTTTACCTACAGCTGATAAAGCGGAAAGAATGGCAGTCAGGAATGAAACCAGAGTCACACATTTCATCCTTCTTGGACTTTCTAGCAATCCAGATTTACAGATAATGCTCTTTGTGCTGTTTCTAGTGATGTACCTGCTCACTGTAGCTGGGAATCTTCTCATTCTGATAACCATCTATGTGGACCCTCAACTGCACActcccatgtacttcttcctcagcCACCTGTCCTTCATAGATTTGTCCTTTGCCACAGTCACTGTACCCAAATCCCTTGTTAACTTTCTTATGCAGAGCAATACCATCTCTTTCAATGACTGCATTGCTCAATTGTTTTTCTTGCATTTCATTGGGGGTGTAGAATGCTTTCACCTGACCCTGATGGCTTATGACCGCTATGTTGCCATCTGCAATCCGCTGCGTTACACCACAATAATGAACAGACGAGTCTGTCTCCAGCTAGTGGTAGCGACCTGGATAGGTGGTTTCCTTCATGCCGTTGGACAGGCATTTCCAACAATTCAGCTAACCTTTTGTGGTCCTAATGAGATAAATCATTTGTTTTGTGATGCCCACCCCTTATCTGTGTTGGCTTGCTCTAGTACCCTTATCAGTGAAATCGTAGATATGGCCAACAGTGGAACCATAACCCTTGGTTGTTTCTTGGTGTTGGTCATATCTTACACATACATCATCTCCACTATCTTAAAAATACGTTCAtctgagggaaggaagaaagcctTCTCTACCTGTGCCTCCCACCTCCTGGTGGTCACTTTGTTTTTTGGTCCCTGTGTGTTTATCTACATGAGACCTTCAGTGACATTTGAAGCTGACAAACTGATCGCTGTTTTTTACACTATTGTGACCCCTTGGTTAAACCCCTTCATTTATACACTAAGAAATGAGAAGGTGAGAAAATCCATGAAGAAGCTGGGAGGTAGGAAAGTGTCTTTTCTGGAGACACATATGAAATGATTTCCTGTCCATTTAAAGAAAGACACCGTTTTGTAAACCATCTTCTCTCATTGATTGATGTACATACTCTTTAGTCTGTAAAATTCTATTTTTTCTGTTTACAGATATAATAAAGCTGAATAAATTACGTAGTTAATAGTGAGAAGCAGAAGTTATATTACATGTCCCATCCGCCCTGCATATAAATACATTTATGCttattaaacttttttttctacTTATGATTAAATTACTTTTTGAGATTCAGTAGCAGTTTTGTTCTAAGAAATCTTGGGGGCTTTTCTACAACTACTTGTTTCAATTTTGGCACCTTGATGTTATCTACTGAATGCTAACTCTATAAACATCATCTAGGTGTACCTAAGTTGTTATCGAATGCTCATGAAAACATATGTCGGGGCGCCAAAAGTGAGGTGGTATTATTTCTGACAGATCAATGGTGGGGTAATTGTTGGCACCTAAGTCTGCCAATTGATTAATGTAACTGATATCTTATATCAGGTATGGAAGCCTATTGATGCTATGCCCATGATCCACCTATGTTGACAGCCTCCTTTACAATTACATTCTATATCAGATAAGTTCATTTTTAATGGAATAACGCACAGTGCATTTATGTGGTTATGCAAATAAGgtagccagtgcattttttcttcaaaaaagtaCTAATACTCAAATGCTGGGCCATCaatcaggagtggggtgatcactgagggacccaccctgcaagccagtcacagaatctatgaaaaggcgaCATTGATGTGCAGAGCCTGCCCTCTTACATTAATAtgtgaggaccatgggtcaattttaggcaGTGCAAAAGGTGCCGGTAATTCAGTACCTACAAGTACCCCCTGACAAAAAGCCCTGAAGCTCGAACGCACACATGCTAGGCGTGCCTAACTCAGCAATAGCATATGAATGACATAAGAACATGCCATGAttggtcagaacaatggtccatctagcccagtatcctggttccaatagtggccaatccaggtcacaagtaactggcggaaacccaaatagtagcaacagtcccaGGGCGACTATATAAAATCATTGTGTGATTCTTTACAGTGTAAATATTGTATGGTGATCCTAGTCTAGTAAGCAGATGTGTCCTTAAAGGGTTTGCTTGCATTTGAGAAGAATTTAAGTTTTTTTCTGACTGTATAATCAGATGTTTGTCCCCTTCCTTATCAGAACCTTTTTCACTCCTGCACAGTTCCATGTCCTCTCCTATCACCATTTGAATTTGCCTTCTtgcgtattttatttatttaaacatttacataCCACTTAAATCAAAGGGGTTTACAAGAAAACATACACAGCAGCAATACacaacactaaaacaataaaatcaataaaattcaGATAATTCATGTCCTACCACTGATGTTTCGTGTCCATAACTTGCATACTCGCCAAACTGCACCACTACAACAGCCAATCTCTACGTACATGCCTCCACAAACAGAGAAGTATTTAATACCGCTTAAATTGCTAAATTTTGCACAATTTAATGCACTCCACAGCTGCACCCCAGACACCGAAAAAGCTGTAGACTTGgacgggcataatcgaacggggcgcccaagttttcctggggccgtcctcgcaggacggctccatgaaggggcagggaaacccgtattattgaaacaagatgggtgtccatcgttcgtttcgataatacagtcggggtcgcccaaatctcaacatttaggtcatccttcgagatggtcatccctggttttcgacgataatggaaacaaaggacgcccatctcagaaatgaccaaatccaagccatttggttgtgggaggagccagcattcgtagtgcactggtccccctgacatgccaggacaccaaccgggcaccctagggggcactgcagtggacttcacaaattgctcccaagtgcatagctcccttaccttgggtgctgagccccccaaaacccactccccacaattatacaacactaccatagccctaagaggtgaaggggggcacatacatgtgggtacagtgggtttatggtgggttttgaagggctcacatttaccaccacaagtgtaacaggtaggaggggttgggcctgggtctgcctgcctgaagtgcactgcactcactaaaactgctccagggacctgcatactgctgtcagggagctgggtatgacatttgaggctggaaaaaaaattacgttttttggggggtgggaggggttggtgaccactgggggagtaaggggaggtcatccctgattccctctggtggtcatctggtcagttcaggcacctttttgaggcttggtggcaagaaaaaatggatcaagtaaagtcggccaagtgctcgtcagggacgcccttcttttttccattatctgccgagggcacccatcttttaagtatgcccaagtcccgccttcgctaccctgccgacacggaTGGCAGAGTCCTGTGCACCTTAAATGGAATGTTTGTTGGGTCTGGGATGTGGTGCCAACATCTCGGGGTCAGgtcaaagagagaaagaagaagaatgaAAAATGTATGAATACCACATGCCCTTCTGTTGAATTTTCAGAGTTACAACTAGCGTAACTAATTATTATGACCTGTGAATGATAAAAAAAAGAGACTTTTGTTTATAATACTGACATGCTATGAATAATAATCCCCCTAAACTGTTTGGGAGTCCTCAGCTAGCATATGCACCATGAGGCTGGTGTATCAATACGTTAGCTTCAATTGCAAAGGGCAAGCAAGTTTAATGGGTCTTCCAGGAGGTCCTGCCTGACCCTCATGATTGAAACCATGATATTCCTTCGCCAGCTGCAATGGTAGAAGAAAGAACAGAGTACATCACTTTTCTTCAAATTACTTAAACAATTTCttgctgttgaaaaaaaaaacagactgtgAATTTTGTCAACAAGAAAACAATCAGATTTGTCCACGTGGATTCCTTACTTTCCAAACTATTTTTTTTCACAGATGTACTGGCAAATAGTGCTTTTAAGATTGCAATCCCAAGAGCCCCCTGTTCAGTTTAAATACATCACTTTGCTGCCTACTGGAGAAAAAGTTCAACCTGTAGTTGTTGGAAGAGCTAGCGAGGC is drawn from Microcaecilia unicolor chromosome 14, aMicUni1.1, whole genome shotgun sequence and contains these coding sequences:
- the LOC115457869 gene encoding olfactory receptor 1509-like, which gives rise to MAVRNETRVTHFILLGLSSNPDLQIMLFVLFLVMYLLTVAGNLLILITIYVDPQLHTPMYFFLSHLSFIDLSFATVTVPKSLVNFLMQSNTISFNDCIAQLFFLHFIGGVECFHLTLMAYDRYVAICNPLRYTTIMNRRVCLQLVVATWIGGFLHAVGQAFPTIQLTFCGPNEINHLFCDAHPLSVLACSSTLISEIVDMANSGTITLGCFLVLVISYTYIISTILKIRSSEGRKKAFSTCASHLLVVTLFFGPCVFIYMRPSVTFEADKLIAVFYTIVTPWLNPFIYTLRNEKVRKSMKKLGGRKVSFLETHMK